In Nocardia asteroides, a single genomic region encodes these proteins:
- a CDS encoding MBL fold metallo-hydrolase produces MTLTHPAYGQLRTVTPNASVLLADNPGQMTLDGTNTWLLKAPESAEYVVVDPGPKDRAHVDAIAEATGGAIALTLITHHHHDHTGGIDRLVDLTGTTVRAKDPTFLRGTEAALADGEVIEVAGLRIEVLGTPGHTTDSVSFVLADGVLSGDTVLGSGTTVLESRPGALADYLASLDRLLAAGDGRPLLPAHGPDHPDLGPVLRYYIEHRHQRLEQVRAALIELGEDAGPMAVVRKVYADVDKKLWPAARSSVQAQLDYLRTN; encoded by the coding sequence ATGACCCTGACCCATCCCGCTTACGGGCAGCTGCGCACGGTGACGCCGAACGCGTCGGTGCTGCTCGCCGACAATCCCGGCCAGATGACCCTGGACGGCACCAACACCTGGCTCCTGAAGGCCCCGGAGAGCGCCGAGTACGTGGTGGTCGATCCGGGCCCGAAGGACAGGGCGCACGTGGACGCGATCGCCGAGGCCACCGGCGGCGCGATCGCGCTGACCCTGATCACGCACCACCACCACGACCACACCGGCGGCATCGATCGGCTGGTCGACCTGACCGGGACGACGGTGCGCGCCAAGGACCCGACCTTCCTGCGCGGCACCGAGGCCGCGCTGGCCGACGGCGAGGTGATCGAGGTGGCCGGGCTCCGCATCGAGGTGCTCGGCACGCCGGGGCACACCACCGACTCGGTGAGCTTCGTGCTGGCGGACGGGGTGCTCTCCGGCGACACCGTGCTCGGCTCAGGGACGACGGTGCTGGAGAGCCGCCCCGGCGCGCTCGCCGACTACCTGGCCTCGCTGGACCGGCTGCTCGCCGCGGGCGACGGGCGGCCGCTGCTGCCCGCGCACGGGCCGGACCACCCGGACCTGGGCCCGGTGCTGCGCTACTACATCGAGCACCGGCACCAGCGGCTGGAGCAGGTGCGCGCCGCGCTCATCGAGCTGGGCGAGGATGCCGGGCCGATGGCGGTCGTGCGCAAGGTGTACGCGGACGTCGACAAGAAACTCTGGCCGGCGGCCCGCAGCTCGGTGCAGGCCCAGCTGGACTACCTGCGCACCAACTGA
- a CDS encoding GatB/YqeY domain-containing protein yields the protein MSELKSQLRADLTTALKAKDTLRLGTVRMLLAAIQHAETAGSAARELSDAEVISVLQKEAKKRSEAAEVYAQNGRGELAANEHAEARIIDEYLPTQLSEAEVADVADTAIAQVAEELGERPGMRQMGQVMKIATAIAAGKADGSRISAAVKARL from the coding sequence ATGTCGGAACTGAAGTCGCAGCTGCGGGCGGATCTCACCACCGCGCTGAAAGCCAAGGACACCCTGCGTCTGGGCACCGTCCGGATGCTGCTCGCCGCGATCCAGCACGCCGAGACGGCCGGCTCCGCGGCGCGCGAACTCTCCGACGCCGAGGTGATCTCCGTGCTGCAGAAGGAGGCGAAGAAGCGCAGCGAGGCCGCGGAGGTGTACGCCCAGAACGGCCGCGGCGAGCTCGCCGCCAACGAGCACGCCGAGGCCAGGATCATCGACGAGTACCTGCCGACGCAGCTCTCCGAGGCGGAGGTGGCCGATGTCGCCGACACCGCCATCGCGCAGGTCGCCGAGGAGCTCGGCGAGCGGCCCGGCATGCGGCAGATGGGTCAGGTCATGAAGATCGCCACCGCCATCGCCGCGGGCAAGGCGGACGGCTCCCGGATCTCGGCCGCGGTCAAAGCCCGGCTCTGA
- a CDS encoding penicillin-binding protein produces the protein MTRTLAKLAGSCVLAAVLVAGLLFPLAGGFGFVSNRAADAVDNVSAELVEGTVPAVSTMVDTAGNPIAWLYEQRRFEVPSDEISNNMKLAIVSIEDRRFAEHEGVDWQGTLRAFLTNSASGEVQQGASTLDQQYVKNFQLLVVAKTDAERRAAIETTPARKIREIRMALTLDRELTKDEILTRYLNLVPFGNSSYGIQDAAQTYFGVDAADLNVAQSAMLAGMVQSSSKLNPYTNKEGVLQRRNTVLDTMIQNIPSRADEFRTAKTEPLGVLPEPKGLPRGCIAANDRGFFCDYALQYLANSGISREQVDKGGYLIRTTLDPAVQDSVRDAVSAAADPNLANIAEVMSVVAPGENSHDVVAMASSRRYGLDPDANETVQPQPYSMVGDGAGSIFKLFTTAAAMEKGLGINAQLDVPNRFEAKGMGNGGARGCPAATYCVENAGKYKSPLSVTEALATSPNTTFVKLIQAVGVAPTVDMAVRLGLRSYTEAGTSGFSNQSLADMVKEQNLGSFTLGPVAINPLELSNVAATLASGGRWCPPSPIREVVDRQGKQVPLTQQACEQVVEPGLANTLANAMGKDDTEGTAAGSARATGWNAPASGKTGTTESHRSSGFLGFTNSLAAAVYVYGDSPTPGEICSFPLRNCGSGDLFGGNEPARTWFNAIKPVLGQYPPPALPPLDDKYVRGSNQAQVPDVSNMSQGDATSALTRAGFQVTAVTQGGATPKGTVMGTAPNGSAIPGSVITIYVSDGTQRQAPSPAPAPAPVPVAPGLPPLRLPPIPIPIPIPR, from the coding sequence ATGACACGAACACTCGCGAAACTGGCCGGCAGCTGCGTGCTCGCCGCCGTGCTCGTCGCGGGGCTGTTGTTCCCGCTCGCCGGTGGATTCGGTTTCGTCTCGAACCGTGCCGCCGATGCCGTCGACAACGTGTCCGCCGAGCTGGTCGAGGGCACCGTCCCCGCCGTCTCCACCATGGTCGACACCGCGGGCAACCCGATCGCCTGGCTGTACGAGCAGCGCCGGTTCGAGGTGCCGAGCGACGAGATCTCCAACAACATGAAGCTCGCGATCGTCTCGATCGAGGACCGCCGCTTCGCCGAGCACGAGGGCGTCGACTGGCAGGGCACGCTGCGCGCATTCCTCACCAACTCCGCCAGCGGCGAGGTGCAGCAGGGCGCCTCCACGCTGGACCAGCAGTACGTGAAGAACTTCCAGCTGCTCGTCGTCGCGAAGACCGACGCCGAGCGCCGCGCGGCCATCGAGACCACCCCCGCGCGCAAGATCCGCGAGATCCGGATGGCGCTCACCCTCGACCGCGAGCTCACCAAGGACGAGATCCTCACCCGCTACCTGAACCTGGTCCCGTTCGGCAACAGCTCCTACGGCATCCAGGACGCGGCGCAGACCTACTTCGGCGTCGACGCCGCCGACCTGAACGTCGCGCAGTCGGCGATGCTCGCCGGCATGGTGCAGAGCTCGTCGAAGCTCAACCCGTACACCAACAAGGAGGGCGTGCTGCAGCGGCGCAACACCGTCCTCGACACGATGATCCAGAACATCCCGAGCCGGGCCGACGAGTTCCGCACGGCCAAGACCGAGCCGCTCGGCGTGCTGCCCGAGCCGAAGGGGTTGCCGCGCGGCTGCATCGCCGCCAACGACCGCGGCTTCTTCTGCGACTACGCGCTGCAGTACCTGGCCAATTCCGGGATCAGCCGGGAGCAGGTGGACAAGGGCGGGTACCTGATCCGCACCACGCTCGACCCGGCCGTGCAGGACTCGGTGCGCGACGCGGTCAGCGCCGCCGCCGACCCCAACCTGGCGAACATCGCCGAGGTCATGTCGGTGGTCGCGCCCGGCGAGAACTCGCACGACGTGGTCGCCATGGCGAGCAGCAGGCGGTACGGCCTCGACCCGGACGCCAACGAGACCGTGCAGCCGCAGCCGTACTCCATGGTCGGCGACGGCGCCGGCTCGATCTTCAAGCTCTTCACCACCGCCGCCGCGATGGAGAAGGGGCTCGGCATCAACGCCCAGCTGGACGTGCCGAACCGGTTCGAGGCCAAGGGCATGGGCAACGGCGGCGCCCGCGGCTGCCCGGCGGCCACCTACTGCGTGGAGAACGCGGGCAAGTACAAGTCGCCGCTCTCGGTCACCGAGGCGCTCGCGACCTCGCCGAACACCACCTTCGTCAAGCTGATCCAGGCGGTCGGGGTGGCGCCGACGGTGGACATGGCGGTCCGGCTCGGGCTGCGCTCGTACACCGAGGCGGGCACCTCCGGGTTCAGCAACCAGAGCCTGGCCGACATGGTCAAGGAGCAGAATCTCGGCTCCTTCACCCTCGGCCCGGTCGCGATCAACCCGCTGGAGCTCTCCAACGTCGCCGCCACGCTGGCCTCCGGCGGCCGCTGGTGCCCGCCGTCGCCGATCCGCGAGGTCGTCGACCGCCAGGGCAAGCAGGTGCCGCTCACCCAGCAGGCCTGCGAGCAGGTGGTCGAGCCGGGGCTGGCGAACACCCTGGCGAACGCCATGGGCAAGGACGACACCGAGGGCACCGCCGCGGGCTCGGCGCGGGCCACCGGGTGGAACGCGCCCGCCTCCGGCAAGACCGGCACCACCGAGAGCCACCGCTCCTCCGGCTTCCTCGGCTTCACCAACTCACTGGCCGCCGCGGTCTACGTCTACGGCGACAGCCCGACCCCCGGCGAGATCTGCTCCTTCCCGCTGCGCAACTGCGGCAGCGGTGATCTCTTCGGCGGCAACGAGCCCGCGCGCACCTGGTTCAACGCCATCAAGCCGGTGCTCGGGCAGTACCCGCCGCCCGCGCTGCCGCCGCTGGACGACAAGTACGTGCGCGGGTCGAACCAGGCGCAGGTGCCCGACGTCAGCAACATGTCCCAGGGCGACGCCACCTCGGCGCTCACCAGGGCCGGGTTCCAGGTCACCGCGGTGACGCAGGGCGGCGCGACGCCGAAGGGGACGGTGATGGGCACCGCGCCGAACGGGTCGGCCATCCCGGGGTCGGTGATCACCATCTACGTGAGCGACGGCACCCAGCGGCAGGCGCCGAGCCCAGCGCCCGCGCCCGCCCCCGTGCCGGTTGCTCCCGGGTTGCCGCCGCTGCGGCTTCCGCCCATTCCGATCCCGATCCCGATCCCCCGCTAG
- a CDS encoding ArsA family ATPase → MTTPNTGSRLDVAAILADPSARVVVCCGSGGVGKTTTAAAIALRAAELGRRVVVLTIDPARRLAQSLGVAELDNAPQRVELGPEVPGELHAMMLNMRRTFDEMVLEHTSPDKAKQIFANPIYQTVASSFGGTQEYMAMEKLGQLTGRKDWDLIVVDTPPSRNALDFLDAPKRLGTFLNGRMIRVIMAPGRGVGRFVTGAMSLALKGVSTVVGGQLLKDASNFLQSLESMFGGFQERANRTFALLAEPGTHFLVVAAAEPDALREASFFVDRLSTEKMPLAGLVLNRTHPVLSGLSGDRARSAAEQLGDDAALTTAVLQVHAQRAATAKREQHLLQRFTGAHPRVPIVAVRALPFEVSDLAALRAVGDQLAGPRPTADVHP, encoded by the coding sequence ATGACAACGCCGAACACCGGTTCCCGGCTCGACGTCGCGGCGATCCTGGCCGACCCGAGCGCGCGCGTCGTCGTCTGCTGCGGCTCCGGCGGGGTCGGCAAGACCACGACGGCCGCGGCGATCGCGCTGCGCGCCGCCGAGCTGGGCCGCCGGGTCGTCGTGCTGACCATCGACCCGGCGCGCAGGCTGGCCCAGTCGCTCGGCGTCGCGGAGCTGGACAACGCCCCGCAGCGGGTGGAGCTGGGGCCAGAGGTGCCCGGCGAGCTGCACGCCATGATGCTGAACATGCGCCGCACCTTCGACGAGATGGTGCTCGAGCACACCAGCCCGGACAAGGCGAAGCAGATCTTCGCCAACCCGATCTACCAGACCGTCGCCTCCTCCTTCGGCGGAACGCAGGAGTACATGGCGATGGAGAAGCTCGGTCAGCTGACCGGCCGCAAGGACTGGGACCTGATCGTGGTCGACACCCCGCCCTCGCGGAACGCGCTCGACTTCCTGGACGCGCCCAAGCGGCTCGGCACCTTCCTCAACGGCCGGATGATCCGGGTGATCATGGCCCCCGGCCGCGGCGTCGGCCGCTTCGTCACCGGCGCGATGAGCCTGGCGCTCAAGGGCGTCTCCACGGTGGTCGGCGGGCAGCTGCTCAAGGACGCCTCGAACTTCCTGCAGTCGCTGGAGTCGATGTTCGGCGGGTTCCAGGAGCGGGCGAACCGGACCTTCGCGCTGCTGGCCGAGCCGGGCACGCACTTCCTCGTGGTCGCCGCCGCTGAACCGGACGCGCTGCGCGAGGCATCGTTCTTCGTCGACCGGCTCTCCACCGAGAAGATGCCGCTGGCCGGGCTGGTGCTGAACCGCACGCACCCGGTGCTCAGCGGGCTCTCCGGCGACCGCGCGCGCTCGGCGGCCGAGCAGCTCGGCGACGACGCGGCGCTCACCACCGCCGTACTGCAGGTGCACGCGCAGCGGGCGGCCACCGCGAAGCGCGAGCAGCACCTGCTGCAGCGCTTCACCGGAGCGCACCCGCGGGTGCCGATCGTCGCGGTGCGCGCGCTGCCCTTCGAGGTCTCCGACCTGGCGGCGCTGCGCGCGGTGGGGGATCAGCTGGCCGGGCCCCGCCCCACGGCCGACGTCCACCCCTGA
- a CDS encoding metallophosphoesterase produces MPVITTSAVGRAATVAAGAAVAGIGYASLVERNAFVLRETTMPVLRPGSSSLRILHISDLHMTPNQKLKQQWLRDLDRLEPDLVVNTGDNLSHQKAVPAVVQSLGSLLSRPGLFVFGSNDYFAPVPKNPLKYFEKNHRRTYGAPLPWQDLRAAFNERGWLDLTHVRRDLEVGGIRIATAGVDDPHLRRDRYDTIAGPPNPLADLRIGVTHSPEPRVLDRFAADGYDLVLAGHTHGGQLCVPGFGALVTNCGIDRSRVKGPSSWGEHTKLHVSAGIGTSPWAPYRFCCRPEATLLTLVAAPAEQTEIGYGRSASEAVAR; encoded by the coding sequence ATGCCCGTCATCACGACCTCCGCCGTCGGACGCGCCGCAACGGTGGCCGCGGGAGCCGCGGTCGCCGGAATCGGTTACGCCTCCCTCGTCGAGCGCAATGCCTTCGTGCTCAGGGAGACGACCATGCCGGTGCTGCGGCCCGGGTCGTCGTCGCTGCGGATCCTGCACATCAGCGATCTGCACATGACGCCGAACCAGAAGCTCAAGCAGCAGTGGCTGCGTGACCTGGACCGGCTGGAGCCGGACCTGGTGGTGAACACCGGCGACAACCTGTCGCACCAGAAGGCGGTGCCCGCCGTCGTGCAGTCGCTCGGCAGCCTGCTCTCCCGCCCCGGGCTCTTCGTGTTCGGCAGCAACGACTACTTCGCGCCGGTGCCGAAGAACCCGCTCAAGTACTTCGAGAAGAACCACCGCCGCACCTACGGCGCGCCGCTGCCCTGGCAGGATCTGCGCGCCGCGTTCAACGAGCGCGGCTGGCTCGACCTCACGCACGTGCGCCGCGATCTCGAGGTCGGCGGCATCCGGATCGCCACCGCCGGGGTGGACGACCCGCACCTGCGGCGCGACCGCTACGACACCATCGCCGGACCGCCGAATCCGCTGGCGGACCTGCGAATCGGGGTCACCCACTCCCCCGAGCCCCGGGTCCTGGATCGCTTCGCCGCCGACGGCTACGACCTGGTGCTGGCGGGCCATACGCACGGCGGCCAGCTCTGCGTGCCCGGTTTCGGTGCGCTGGTGACCAATTGCGGCATCGACCGCTCCCGGGTGAAGGGCCCGTCCAGCTGGGGCGAGCACACCAAGCTGCACGTCTCGGCCGGTATCGGCACCTCGCCGTGGGCGCCGTACCGCTTCTGCTGCCGACCGGAGGCCACGCTGCTCACCCTCGTCGCCGCGCCGGCCGAGCAGACCGAGATCGGCTACGGCCGTTCGGCTTCGGAGGCAGTCGCCCGCTAA
- a CDS encoding DUF4177 domain-containing protein has translation MSEITQWEYATVPLLTHATKQILDQWGTDGWELVTVLPGPTGEQHVAYLKRAK, from the coding sequence ATGAGCGAAATCACCCAGTGGGAGTACGCGACCGTGCCGCTGCTGACGCACGCGACCAAGCAGATCCTCGACCAGTGGGGCACCGACGGCTGGGAGCTGGTGACGGTGCTCCCCGGCCCGACCGGCGAGCAGCACGTGGCCTACCTCAAGCGCGCGAAGTAG
- a CDS encoding RidA family protein, with protein MAESVTPWRENLAKLGTTLPPVTAPVAAYVPALRSGNLVYTSGQLPFVDGKLVVEGKVGAEVTVEAAAEAARLCALNALAAVHDLVGLDEVVRIVKVVGFVASAPGFGDQPVVINGASQFLGAVFGDAGAHARSAVGVSELPRNTPVEVELIAEVR; from the coding sequence GTGGCCGAATCCGTGACCCCCTGGCGGGAGAACCTGGCCAAGCTCGGAACCACGCTGCCGCCGGTCACCGCGCCGGTCGCCGCCTACGTGCCCGCGCTGCGCTCGGGCAACCTGGTCTACACCTCCGGCCAGCTGCCCTTCGTGGACGGGAAGCTCGTGGTCGAGGGGAAGGTCGGCGCCGAGGTGACCGTCGAGGCGGCCGCCGAGGCCGCCCGGCTCTGCGCGCTGAACGCGCTGGCCGCGGTGCACGACCTGGTCGGGCTGGACGAGGTCGTGCGGATCGTGAAGGTCGTCGGCTTCGTCGCCTCCGCGCCCGGCTTCGGCGACCAGCCGGTGGTGATCAACGGCGCCTCGCAGTTCCTCGGCGCGGTGTTCGGCGACGCCGGGGCGCACGCGCGCTCCGCCGTCGGCGTCTCCGAGCTGCCCCGCAACACCCCGGTCGAGGTGGAGCTGATCGCCGAGGTCCGCTGA
- a CDS encoding WhiB family transcriptional regulator, with product MHMTTPIARLNVEQAEARIAWVSEARCKEVDPDQLFVRGAAQRKAATICRHCPVLMQCGADALDNRVEFGVWGGMTERQRRALLKQHPEVTSWADFFQAQRQHQIAI from the coding sequence ATGCACATGACAACCCCCATCGCTCGATTGAACGTGGAGCAGGCCGAGGCGCGGATCGCCTGGGTCTCCGAGGCCCGATGCAAGGAAGTCGATCCCGACCAGCTGTTCGTTCGCGGCGCGGCACAGCGCAAGGCGGCGACGATCTGCCGCCACTGCCCGGTGCTGATGCAGTGCGGGGCCGACGCGCTCGACAACCGGGTCGAGTTCGGGGTGTGGGGTGGCATGACCGAGCGGCAGCGGCGCGCACTGCTCAAGCAGCATCCGGAGGTGACCTCCTGGGCCGATTTCTTCCAGGCCCAGCGGCAGCACCAGATCGCGATCTAG
- a CDS encoding Crp/Fnr family transcriptional regulator, whose translation MDEALARAGIFQGVEPTAVAALAKQLQPVDFPRGHIIFNEGEPGDRLYIITTGKVKIGRRSPDGRENLLTIMGPSDMFGELSIFDPGPRTSTATTVTEVRAVTMDRDALKAWIDQRPEIAEQLLRVLARRLRRTNNNLADLIFTDVPGRVAKALLQLAQRFGTQEAGALRVTHDLTQEEIAQLVGASRETVNKALADFAHRGWLRLEGKSVLISDSERLARRAR comes from the coding sequence GTGGACGAGGCCCTCGCCAGAGCAGGCATCTTCCAGGGCGTCGAGCCCACTGCGGTGGCCGCCCTCGCCAAACAACTCCAGCCCGTCGACTTTCCGCGCGGTCACATCATCTTCAACGAGGGCGAGCCCGGCGACCGGCTGTACATCATCACGACCGGCAAGGTGAAGATCGGCCGCCGCTCGCCGGACGGCCGGGAGAACCTGCTGACGATCATGGGCCCCTCCGACATGTTCGGCGAGCTCTCCATCTTCGATCCCGGCCCGCGCACCTCGACAGCGACGACGGTCACCGAGGTCCGCGCCGTCACCATGGATCGGGACGCGCTGAAGGCGTGGATCGACCAGCGCCCGGAGATCGCCGAGCAGTTGCTGCGGGTGCTCGCCCGTCGCCTCCGGCGCACCAACAACAACCTGGCTGACCTGATCTTCACCGACGTCCCCGGTCGCGTCGCCAAGGCGCTGCTGCAGCTCGCGCAGCGCTTCGGCACCCAGGAGGCGGGCGCCCTGCGGGTCACCCACGACCTCACCCAGGAGGAGATCGCGCAGCTCGTCGGCGCCTCCAGGGAGACCGTGAACAAGGCGCTCGCCGACTTCGCGCACCGCGGCTGGCTGCGACTCGAGGGCAAGAGCGTGCTCATCTCCGATTCGGAGCGGCTGGCCCGCCGGGCCCGCTGA
- a CDS encoding ArsA-related P-loop ATPase, whose protein sequence is METPTAAPTTGWPERATRARLHYVSGKGGTGKSTVAAALALALARGGRRVLLVEVESRQSIAQLFDLPPLPPTETRIATADGGGEVWALALDIEHAFLEYLDMFYNLGFAGRAMRRMGAIEFVTTIAPGLRDVILTGKIKECVIRVDRGTGERVYDEIVVDAPPTGRIASFLDVTNAMAEIARGGPIAAQAEGVSKLLHSDETLIHLVTLLEALPVQETADAVAQLTAEDLRIGTVVVNRAGQGYLPTELRDAVADGELDRDELRSGLAAVGITLPDADFDGLVTETVEHAARLRAQDNSATELAEVDVPQLYLPALTDGIDLGGLYELAEKLSEQGVR, encoded by the coding sequence GTGGAAACACCAACAGCAGCGCCGACGACGGGCTGGCCGGAGCGGGCGACCCGCGCCCGGTTGCACTACGTCTCCGGCAAGGGCGGCACCGGCAAGTCGACGGTCGCCGCCGCGCTGGCACTGGCGCTGGCCAGGGGCGGGCGCCGGGTGCTGCTGGTCGAGGTGGAGAGCAGGCAGTCCATCGCCCAGCTGTTCGACCTGCCACCGCTGCCGCCCACCGAGACCAGGATCGCCACCGCGGACGGCGGCGGCGAGGTCTGGGCGCTCGCGCTCGACATCGAGCACGCCTTCCTCGAGTACCTGGACATGTTCTACAACCTCGGCTTCGCCGGCCGGGCCATGCGCCGGATGGGCGCCATCGAGTTCGTCACCACCATCGCGCCCGGGCTGCGCGACGTCATCCTCACCGGCAAGATCAAGGAGTGCGTGATCCGGGTGGATCGCGGCACCGGCGAGCGGGTCTACGACGAGATCGTGGTCGACGCCCCGCCGACCGGCCGGATCGCGAGCTTCCTCGACGTCACCAACGCCATGGCCGAGATCGCCCGCGGCGGCCCGATCGCCGCGCAGGCCGAGGGCGTCTCCAAGCTGCTGCACTCCGACGAGACGCTGATCCACCTGGTGACGCTGTTGGAGGCGCTCCCGGTACAGGAGACGGCCGACGCCGTCGCCCAGCTCACCGCGGAAGACCTGCGCATCGGCACCGTCGTGGTGAACCGGGCGGGGCAGGGCTACCTGCCCACCGAGCTGCGCGACGCGGTCGCCGACGGCGAACTGGACCGGGACGAGCTGCGTTCCGGCCTGGCCGCCGTCGGCATCACCCTGCCGGACGCCGACTTCGACGGCCTGGTCACCGAGACCGTCGAGCACGCGGCCCGGCTGCGCGCCCAGGACAACAGCGCCACCGAGCTGGCCGAGGTGGACGTGCCGCAGCTGTACCTGCCCGCGCTGACCGACGGCATCGACCTCGGCGGGCTGTACGAACTGGCCGAGAAGCTCAGCGAGCAGGGGGTCCGATGA
- a CDS encoding MerR family transcriptional regulator: protein MPDELMPIGEFARRSGLTASALRFYADTGVLLPAEVDAATGYRYYAGEQVERAGVLRRLREIGMPLAPVLLVLEGDPAEAVRLVREHAEAVAAEAVLAQRTAAELEAAFGGAPEVAIGAVRGPVLAAAIEQVLAATAVDPGLPVLNGVCVEALPDAVILTATDRYRLSTRSIAPAEAPASSWAGTVAGVDLRAAVPDIRRTPVVTLRATAHRLGLGAQSCRILPEEFPDYRGMLATLAAVGTRVTVGRDALLRALEEHRGSDIELRAAAGGAPGATSPSAVRDPVDSELASGGTGELRVGGTALPATVTGTPCTLHFDPATLHPAVATAIGPELLLDLRGPTQPITLRSADRGDLTTLAMPVHPRNGTP, encoded by the coding sequence ATGCCGGACGAACTCATGCCGATCGGAGAATTCGCGCGCCGCAGCGGGCTCACCGCCAGCGCGTTGCGCTTCTACGCGGACACCGGGGTGCTGCTGCCCGCCGAGGTGGATGCGGCGACCGGGTATCGGTACTACGCCGGGGAGCAGGTCGAGCGAGCCGGGGTGCTGCGCCGGTTGCGCGAGATCGGGATGCCGCTGGCGCCGGTGCTCCTGGTACTCGAGGGGGATCCGGCGGAGGCGGTGCGGTTGGTCCGCGAGCACGCGGAAGCGGTGGCGGCGGAGGCGGTGCTCGCTCAGCGGACCGCCGCCGAGTTGGAGGCGGCGTTCGGTGGCGCGCCGGAGGTGGCGATCGGGGCGGTGCGGGGGCCGGTGCTGGCGGCGGCGATCGAGCAGGTGCTCGCGGCCACCGCCGTCGACCCGGGGCTGCCGGTGCTCAACGGGGTCTGCGTGGAGGCGCTGCCGGATGCGGTGATCCTCACCGCCACCGACCGGTATCGGCTCTCGACCCGGAGCATCGCCCCGGCCGAGGCACCCGCTTCGAGCTGGGCGGGGACTGTCGCCGGGGTCGATCTGCGGGCGGCGGTGCCGGACATTCGGCGCACGCCGGTGGTCACGCTGCGCGCCACCGCGCACCGCCTCGGGCTCGGTGCGCAGAGCTGCCGCATCCTGCCGGAGGAATTCCCGGACTACCGCGGCATGCTCGCCACGCTCGCTGCCGTCGGTACCAGGGTGACCGTCGGCCGGGACGCCCTGCTCCGCGCGCTCGAAGAGCACCGGGGCAGCGATATCGAACTGCGCGCAGCCGCCGGAGGCGCGCCCGGCGCCACCTCGCCATCCGCTGTCCGCGACCCCGTCGATAGCGAACTCGCTTCCGGCGGAACCGGCGAGCTGCGCGTCGGCGGCACCGCGCTACCTGCGACCGTCACGGGCACCCCGTGCACCCTGCACTTCGACCCCGCCACCCTGCACCCGGCCGTCGCCACCGCGATCGGCCCGGAACTCCTGCTCGACCTGCGCGGCCCGACCCAGCCGATCACCCTCCGCTCCGCCGACCGCGGCGACCTCACCACCCTCGCCATGCCCGTCCACCCCCGAAACGGAACCCCATGA
- the nth gene encoding endonuclease III, producing MRSPASTAAADGSASATAGAAATPGGGAAPRRKARARQAETRLGLVRRARRMYRTLTVAFPDAHCELDFRTPLELAVATILSAQCTDQRVNLTTPALFVRYPDARAYAEADRAELEEFIRPTGFFRNKTSSLIGLGQAVLERHDGELPHTLDELVQLPGIGRKTANVILGNAFDIPGITVDTHFGRLVRRWGWTELEDPVKVEHAIGELIERKEWTMLSHRVIFHGRRVCHARKPACGACLLAKDCPSYGAGPTDPEVAAKLVKGPEAPHLLELAGR from the coding sequence GTGCGTTCTCCCGCCTCCACCGCCGCAGCCGACGGTTCCGCCAGCGCCACGGCCGGGGCGGCGGCGACGCCGGGCGGCGGCGCCGCGCCGCGCCGCAAAGCCAGGGCGCGACAGGCGGAAACACGGCTGGGCCTCGTACGGAGGGCGCGGCGGATGTATCGCACGCTGACCGTCGCCTTTCCGGACGCGCACTGTGAACTGGATTTCCGGACGCCGCTCGAATTGGCGGTTGCGACGATTCTTTCCGCCCAGTGCACGGACCAGAGAGTGAATCTCACCACTCCCGCGCTTTTCGTCAGATATCCCGACGCCCGCGCCTACGCGGAGGCCGATCGCGCCGAGCTGGAGGAGTTCATCCGGCCGACCGGCTTCTTCCGGAACAAGACCAGTTCGCTCATCGGGCTCGGGCAGGCGGTGCTGGAGCGACACGACGGCGAACTTCCGCACACCCTGGACGAATTGGTGCAATTGCCCGGAATCGGGCGCAAGACCGCCAATGTCATCCTCGGCAACGCGTTCGACATTCCCGGCATCACCGTCGACACGCACTTCGGGCGGCTGGTGCGGCGCTGGGGCTGGACCGAGCTGGAGGATCCGGTCAAGGTCGAGCACGCGATCGGGGAGCTGATCGAGCGCAAAGAGTGGACCATGCTCTCGCACCGGGTGATCTTCCACGGCAGGCGCGTGTGCCATGCCCGCAAACCCGCCTGCGGCGCCTGTCTGCTCGCCAAGGACTGCCCGTCCTACGGCGCGGGCCCGACCGATCCCGAGGTGGCCGCCAAGCTGGTGAAGGGGCCGGAGGCGCCGCACCTGCTCGAACTGGCCGGCCGGTGA